A window from Branchiostoma lanceolatum isolate klBraLanc5 chromosome 9, klBraLanc5.hap2, whole genome shotgun sequence encodes these proteins:
- the LOC136442446 gene encoding putative zinc finger protein 66, whose protein sequence is MDEPNSVIHVNDMAIGQLGNDTNNKEDQTTDTGRQQRKECKIPCEEMCSEGSSQSDNGAHSRSREDQTTGTRRQQNKKGESPCEETRGVTGFTQPDNRTDSRENRTADTRRQQDKDDKDIPCKEASDTNPTKPDINAAFHATSQNSTVQRDKRVNNSKVDSPLYVCEQCGYSTHSSRILSKHVSEHNKAKPSKCAPCDFCTVRKGKGRLNLHKTKEVLKTKRRVRQAGPPYKCKHCDYTTEKYNTLYQHTLSIHTGKKPYMCGECGYRTDYKQRLVIHMRTHTGEKPYKCGHCEYSATHHNALKKHILAIHTNERPYVCERCGYRTAQKSSLRTHQKSYWCSVLLREEQEEEEREKLLYG, encoded by the coding sequence ATGGACGAGCCAAACAGTGTGATCCATGTTAACGACATGGCTATTGGACAACTTGGGAATgatacaaacaacaaagagGACCAGACTACAGACACGGGGAGGCAGCAGAGAAAAGAATGCAAGATTCCATGTGAGGAAATGTGCAGTGAAGGCTCTTCTCAGTCTGATAATGGAGCACACAGTAGATCTAGAGAGGACCAGACAACAGGCACAAGAAGGCAGCAGAACAAGAAAGGGGAGAGTCCATGTGAGGAAACCCGCGGTGTCACAGGTTTTACCCAGCCTGATAACAGAACAGACAGCAGAGAGAACCGGACAGCAGACACGAGAAGGCAGCAGGACAAAGACGACAAAGACATCCCATGTAAAGAAGCAAGTGACACCAACCCTACCAAGCCTGACATAAATGCTGCATTCCATGCTACTTCTCagaacagtacagtacagaggGACAAGCGTGTGAACAACTCTAAAGTAGATTCGCCCTTGTATGTTTGTGAACAGTGTGGGTACAGTACACATTCCAGTCGCATCCTATCTAAACATGTGAGTGAGCACAACAAAGCAAAACCCTCCAAGTGCGCCCCTTGTGACTTTTGTACAGTGAGGAAAGGCAAAGGTCGTTTAAACCTacataaaaccaaggaggtccttAAAACTaaaaggagagtcagacaagcAGGCCCACCCTATAAGTGTAAACACTGTGATTatacaacagaaaaatacaatACTCTATATCAACACACACTCTCCATACACACTGggaagaaaccctacatgtgtggagagtgtggatacaggacagatTATAAGCAGAGGTTGGTAATACATATGAGAACGCACACtggggaaaaaccttacaagtgtggaCATTGCGAATATTCTGCCACACATCATAACGCTTTGAAAAAGCACATATTGGCTATACACACCAACGAGAGACCCTACGTGTGTGAGaggtgtggatacaggacggctcAAAAGTCGTCTCTGCGGACTCACCAGAAGTCTTACTGGTGTAGCGTCTTACTTCGGGAGGAACAAGAagaggaggagagagagaaaCTCTTATATGGATGA
- the LOC136442659 gene encoding zinc finger protein 431-like, which yields MEEPTCLSPVEDLSSRTPGNEASSREAESTGTEGQQEEETLGPNGSPEEQKNDQVAKAAPYANNMCVTCGYSTASMSDLYQHVRTHKQTNKQTNTNTGDKPHKCCLCDYSAAQKTALTQHMHVKHTSKKRYVCAECGYTTPFKSVLTMHMRKHTGEKPYICRECDFATTRKGNLDQHMYKHTGEKPYMCGECGLRTACRSHLYVHMRKHTGEKPFKCDQCDYSAPKRSQLQRHQRKHVPWEERQYVCDRCGYRTACKEHLPKHQKSYWCSVALREYEEEEEQQRVLNKQSRGIPGQESPTGHPGNETSIKEGQTEAQEDTSTGRERDKEKERNSEISSQDDKQDSAEQMDTHVANSHVDLPMYVCDECGYSTETQSNLSKHMRKHTKGKPYKCDQCDFCCKGKVDFDLHMRRHRYEQSRREANNSGKRKKRSGKKLLKKNLEKHQIKDSIEKPFKWVVNKNMLESSQMAKHTGEKSFTYQSHNSAVQKTSLEPHMTEHTSEKDFKIYQSGYSSANTNSLKPHMAKYTSEKTFKCGQSDYFSVHKNFFKPHMTRHTGEESFNRAQSAAQSDISRVNNNPLESRMAKQTAVELYMCGKCGYTAAEGSDLSKHPCVFPV from the exons ATGGAGGAGCCAACTTGTTTGTCTCCTGTTGAAGACCTGTCTTCTAGAACACCTGGGAACGAAGCCAGCAGCAGAGAGGCCGAGTCAACAGGCACAGAAGGGCAGCAGGAGGAGGAGACATTGGGTCCTAAT GGTTCACCTGAAGAACAGAAGAACGACCAAGTGGCAAAGGCAGCTCCTTATGCAAACAACATGTGTGTCACCTGTGGGTACAGCACAGCGAGCATGTCAGACCTGTACCAACACGTCAggacacataaacaaacaaacaaacaaacaaatacaaatacaggtGACAAACCTCACAAGTGCTgcctgtgtgactattctgcagcacagaaaaccGCCCTGACCCAACACATGCACGTCAAACACACCAGCAAGAAACGTTACGTATGTGCAGAGTGTGGGTATACTACGCCATTCAAGTCTGTCCTCACCATGCATATGAGGAAACAtacaggcgagaaaccctacatttgCCGGGAGTGTGACTTTGCTACGACACGCAAGGGTAACCTCGaccaacacatgtacaaacacacgggagaaaaaccctacatgtgtggggagtgtgggttgAGGACGGCTTGCAGGTCCCACCTGTATGTGCATATgagaaaacacaccggtgagaaacccttcaagtgcgaccagtgcgactattccgcGCCGAAGAGATCCCAGCTACAGCGCCACCAGCGTAAGCACGTGCCGTGGGAGGAGAGACAGTACGTGTGCGACAGGTGTGGTTACAGGACGGCGTGCAAAGAGCACCTGCCGAAGCATCAGAAGTCCTACTGGTGTAGCGTCGCTCTTCGTGAAtatgaagaggaagaggaacaACAAAGAG TGCTAAACAAGCAAAGCCGTGGGATTCCTGGCCAAGAATCTCCCACTGGacatcctgggaacgagacaagCATTAAAGAGGGCCAGACAGAAGCACAGGAAGACACAAGCACAGGAAGGGAACGAGACAAAGAGAAGGAAAGGAACAGTGAAATTTCCTCCCAAGATGACAAACAAGACAGTGCAGAACAGATGGACACACATGTGGCAAACAGTCATGTTGATTTGCCCATGTACGTGTGTGATGAGTGTGGGTACAGTACAGAAACCCAGTCCAACCTGTCAAAACATATGCGAAAGCACACCAAAggaaaaccttacaagtgtgaccagtgtgacttttgTTGCAAGGGAAAAGTTGACTTTGACCTACACATGCGTAGACACAGGTATGAACAATCTCGGAGAGAGGCAAACAATTCaggcaaaagaaaaaaacgCTCAGGCAAAAAGCTGTTaaagaaaaatttagaaaaacacCAGATAAAAGATTCTATtgagaaacccttcaaatgggttgtgaataaaaacatGCTAGAATCATCACAAAtggccaaacacactggtgagaaatcCTTCACATACCAGTCTCATAATTCTGCTGTGCAGAAAACGTCTCTAGAGCCTCATATGACTgaacacactagtgagaaagACTTCAAAATTTACCAATCTGGGTACTCTTCTGCAAATACAAACTCTCTCAAGCCACATATGGCTAAATACACTAGTGAGAAAACCTTCAAATGTGGCCAGTCTGACTATTTTTCTGTGCATAAGAACTTTTTCAAGCCACATATGACTagacacactggtgaggaaTCCTTCAATCGTGCCCAGTCTGCTGCCCAGTCTGACATTTCTAGGGTAAATAATAACCCTTTAGAGTCACGCATGGCTAAACAGACTGCTGTGGAACTTTATATGTGTGGAAAGTGTGGGTACACTGCAGCTGAGGGATCGGACTTATCCAAACATCCATGTGTATTTCCTGTGTAA
- the LOC136442661 gene encoding uncharacterized protein: MILKPTFIGTCQVVASGSGGEVQSPQYPEPSDVSCESLVTVARGQRAELTFSSFSVEAHANCGKDYVELFDSVGDSWKSLGKFCGSTPPDTICSAGSAVKIVFHTDQGIPSSFSVAWQPKDAIFSNEALAGCSAPYVAEAITCPRLTAPSNGTMTSGHGHSYRDEVQFTCEAGFILGGAPSVSCRADGRWTSMLPTCTSCQSPLGMESGDISDSDVTASSISSPLYSSHYGRLHGVLGEAAWCAGQDVRGQWLQVYLGVVAVSGVITQGRDQSDQRVTSYTLHFSWDGTTFTPHKSQDLSDRVFEGPSDRTTPVTHLLDVPVVTKYVRFVIETWEVSICMRTEVLGCRNIACLEPLGMEDRSIPDSRITASSVRSVNHKTYHGRLNSLEGQSAWVAGVNERGQWLQIDLGGTAVVHGVVTQGRATYDQWVTSYKLQHSWNGRSWTTITDTDGSDKIFTGNADRSTRVTHILSPPVAARYVRFVVQTFITHMSMRVELLGCRDEVQSWRRHISMTVEVLGCRDEVCDTPSTDTEYRYRWDLPRLTGSRFTFDVQASNDVNVVLSSQNKDVDNMYQVLIGINSETEYRTFWITWLSDGTIAVGRGGEPQPFMQWTDPEPLPIAYAGYSTGWGSTGRWRFCRAAPLGGNTDNTTPVRHVLQSPVTTRYVRFVAVTWHGWISMRAEVLGCYHVGIGPRGPAILPEDCKDIQLSDPDLPSGPYTVYPGDSPGGLLVYCDMDTDGGGWTVFQRRQDGSVDFYLDWNKYKEGFPSSSVSGEFWLGNDNIHLLTSQKAYDLRVDLEAVDGVTAYAVYDAFSVGDESDKYRLSVGGYSGTAGDSMAKHDGKPFSTKDSDNDPSNLHCAVSFTGAWWYDACQHANLNGAYGDDTYGKGINWFTFRGHTESLKFTEMKIRPRA, from the exons ATGATACTGAAACCTA CCTTTATCGGGACGTGCCAAGTCGTTGCTTCGGGAAGTGGGGGCGAGGTGCAAAGTCCGCAGTACCCAGAG CCGTCCGATGTGTCCTGTGAGTCTTTGGTGACGGTTGCCAGGGGGCAGAGAGCGGAGCTGACTTTCAGCTCGTTCTCCGTGGAGGCTCACGCGAACTGCGGCAAGGACTACGTGGAG TTGTTTGACTCTGTCGGCGACTCGTGGAAGAGTCTGGGTAAGTTCTGCGGCAGCACACCGCCTGACACCATCTGCTCCGCCGGAAGTGCCGTGAAGATCGTTTTCCATACAGATCAAGGCATCCCATCTTCTTTTTCTGTTGCCTGGCAACCGAAAGATG CTATATTCAGCAATGAGGCCTTGGCAGGCTGCAGCGCCCCCTATGTGGCAG AAGCGATCACATGCCCGCGACTTACGGCTCCTTCCAACGGCACCATGACCTCGGGTCACGGTCACTCCTACCGAGACGAGGTGCAGTTCACCTGTGAAGCGGGGTTTATACTAGGGGGCGCTCCTAGCGTGAGTTGTCGAGCTGACGGCCGGTGGACGTCAATGCTCCCGACATGCACTT CGTGCCAGTCCCCGTTGGGAATGGAATCCGGCGACATCTCAGACAGTGACGTCACGGCGTCGTCAATTTCGAGCCCGCTGTACTCGAGCCACTACGGGCGGCTGCACGGCGTGCTGGGCGAGGCGGCCTGGTGCGCAGGTCAAGACGTGAGGGGTCAATGGCTCCAG GTCTATCTGGGTGTGGTGGCAGTCTCCGGAGTCATAACACAAGGACGAGATCAGTCCGACCAAAGGGTGACCTCCTACACGCTCCACTTCAGTTGGGACGGGACGACATTCACGCCACACAAGAGCCAGGACCTTTCTGACAGG GTGTTTGAGGGACCCTCAGACAGAACGACTCCGGTTACCCATCTTCTCGACGTCCCGGTGGTCACCAAGTACGTCCGGTTCGTGATCGAGACCTGGGAAGTCAGCATCTGCATGAGAACGGAGGTGCTAGGATGCAGGAACATCG CCTGCCTGGAGCCGCTGGGCATGGAGGATAGAAGCATCCCTGACAGCAGAATCACTGCGTCATCAGTTCGGAGCGTTAACCACAAGACTTACCACGGTCGGCTCAACAGTCTGGAGGGGCAGTCAGCTTGGGTAGCAGGTGTGAACGAGAGGGGCCAATGGCTACAG ATTGACTTGGGCGGGACAGCTGTGGTGCATGGTGTCGTCACTCAAGGTCGAGCTACGTATGaccagtgggtgacgtcatacaagctGCAGCACAGTTGGAACGGAAGGTCCTGGACAACGATCACGGACACTGACGGATCGGACAAG ATATTTACCGGGAACGCGGACAGGTCGACCCGGGTAACCCACATCCTCAGCCCGCCCGTGGCCGCCCGGTACGTCCGCTTCGTGGTGCAGACATTCATCACGCACATGAGCATGAGGGTGGAGCTGCTCGGCTGTAGGGATGAAG TGCAGTCATGGCGCAGGCACATCAGCATGACGGTTGAGGTGCTCGGCTGCAGGGATGAAG TGTGCGACACCCCCAGCACAGACACAGAGTACCGGTACCGCTGGGACCTTCCCCGACTGACAGGGTCCCGCTTCACGTTCGATGTGCAGGCCAGCAACGACGTCAACGTGGTCTTGTCATCCCAGAACAAGGACGTGGACAACATGTACCAAGTTCTCATCG GCATCAACTCCGAAACAGAGTACAGAACCTTCTGGATAACCTGGTTATCGGACGGAACCATTGCTGTGGGGAGGGGTGGCGAACCGCAGCCGTTCATGCAGTGGACGGACCCAGAGCCGCTGCCCATCGCCTACGCGGGATACTCTACTGGCTGGGGAAGTACTGGCCGATGGAGGTTCTGCCGCGCCGCGCCGCTGGGAG GAAACACCGACAACACGACGCCAGTTCGTCACGTGCTGCAGTCACCTGTCACCACCAGGTACGTCCGGTTCGTCGCCGTGACGTGGCACGGGTGGATCAGCATGAGGGCGGAGGTCCTGGGCTGTTACCACGTCGGCATCG GACCACGAGGACCTGCCATTTTACCAGAAGACTGTAAGGATATCCAGCTCTCCGACCCAGACCTGCCCAGCGGACCCTACACGGTGTACCCCGGGGACAGCCCGGGCGGGCTTCTGGTGTACTGCGACATGGACACCGACGGAGGCGGCTGGACG GTATTCCAGAGACGTCAAGACGGCTCGGTGGACTTCTACTTGGACTGGAACAAGTACAAAGAAGGTTTCCCCTCCAGCAGCGTGAGCGGGGAGTTCTGGCTCGGCAACGACAACATCCATCTCCTGACGTCACAGAAGGCCTACGACCTGAGGGTGGATTTGGAGGCTGTGGATGGGGTGACTGCGTATGCTGTGTACGACGCTTTCAGCGTCGGGGATGAGTCAGACAAGTACAGGCTGAGCGTTGGAGGTTATAGTGGAACCGCAG GAGACAGCATGGCCAAACACGACGGGAAGCCgttcagcacgaaggacagTGACAACGACCCGTCAAACCTGCACTGCGCCGTTTCCTTTACAGGAGCCTGGTGGTACGATGCGTGCCAACACGCTAACCTGAACGGCGCGTACGGAGACGACACCTACGGGAAGGGGATCAACTGGTTTACCTTCAGAGGGCACACAGAGTCCCTTAAGTTCACTGAGATGAAAATACGGCCTAGGGCTTAA